One part of the Ailuropoda melanoleuca isolate Jingjing chromosome 6, ASM200744v2, whole genome shotgun sequence genome encodes these proteins:
- the LOC117802607 gene encoding meiosis expressed gene 1 protein homolog, protein MCTLGQERPGEITGNKTSLAMASSDVKPKSISRAKKWSEEIGNLYRFQQAGYCDEIEYKQVKQVSMVDRWPEMGYAKKLQRRDNAFCNYNKQRECDDRTSTK, encoded by the coding sequence ATGTGTACCCTGGGCCAGGAACGGCCAGGAGAAATAACTGGCAATAAGACTTCCTTAGCCATGGCTAGTTCTGACGTGAAACCAAAATCAATAAGTCGTGccaaaaaatggtcagaagagaTAGGGAATCTGTACAGATTTCAGCAAGCAGGATATTGTGATGAAATTGAATATAAACAGGTGAAACAAGTTTCTATGGTAGATCGTTGGCCAGAGATGGGATACGCGAAGAAACTCCAGAGAAGGGACAATGCATTCTGTAACTACAACAAACAGAGGGAGTGTGATGACAGGACGTCCACAAAGTGA